One window from the genome of Pseudomonas frederiksbergensis encodes:
- a CDS encoding M4 family metallopeptidase — MIDSRPLHGFIPPYILNRIIAHGSEQQRSSALGTLTHVKNLRHNPGPPSNLPATARLPKPGEAGQPTRSIHDAQNGMELPGQPVRLEGQPATGDPAVDEAYDALGATYDFFWRVLERDSIDNKGFALVGSVHYGKDYENAFWNGAQMVFGDGDGEIFQRFTRSLDVVAHELAHGVTESEAGLIYANQSGALNESISDVFGVLVKQFVLGQTVEQADWLIGADLLTDKINGDGLRSMSNPGTAYDDPLLGKDPQPAHMREFVITREDNGGVHINSGIPNRAFYLVATALGGFAWEKAGRIWYDTLCDRKLANDASFSAFARLTVEHARQRFGEREVRAVQEGWAQVGVDLNEENG; from the coding sequence ATGATCGACTCTCGCCCGCTCCACGGCTTCATTCCGCCTTACATTCTCAATCGCATCATCGCCCATGGCTCCGAACAGCAACGTTCCAGCGCCCTCGGCACCCTCACTCATGTCAAGAACCTTCGCCACAACCCAGGCCCGCCCAGCAACCTACCCGCTACGGCCAGGCTCCCCAAGCCCGGCGAGGCCGGCCAACCAACGCGCAGCATCCACGACGCCCAGAACGGCATGGAACTGCCGGGCCAGCCAGTGCGCCTGGAGGGCCAACCGGCCACTGGCGACCCGGCGGTGGACGAAGCGTACGACGCCCTCGGCGCGACCTATGATTTTTTCTGGCGAGTGCTGGAGCGTGACTCCATCGACAACAAGGGGTTTGCCCTGGTCGGCAGCGTGCACTACGGCAAGGACTACGAAAACGCCTTCTGGAATGGCGCGCAGATGGTATTCGGCGACGGCGACGGCGAGATCTTCCAGCGCTTCACCCGCTCCCTCGACGTGGTGGCTCACGAATTGGCCCATGGCGTCACCGAGAGCGAAGCCGGCTTGATCTACGCCAACCAGTCCGGTGCGTTGAACGAGTCGATTTCCGATGTGTTCGGCGTGCTGGTCAAGCAATTCGTACTGGGCCAGACCGTCGAGCAGGCCGACTGGCTGATCGGCGCCGACCTGCTCACTGACAAGATCAACGGTGACGGCCTGCGCAGCATGTCCAACCCCGGCACGGCCTACGATGACCCGCTGCTGGGCAAGGATCCCCAGCCGGCGCACATGCGCGAGTTCGTCATCACTCGCGAAGACAACGGCGGCGTGCACATCAACTCGGGCATTCCCAACCGGGCCTTTTATCTGGTGGCAACCGCGCTGGGCGGATTCGCCTGGGAAAAAGCCGGGCGAATCTGGTATGACACGCTGTGCGACCGGAAACTGGCCAACGATGCGTCCTTCAGTGCCTTTGCCCGCCTGACCGTCGAGCATGCCCGCCAGCGCTTCGGCGAGCGCGAAGTCAGGGCGGTACAGGAAGGCTGGGCACAGGTGGGCGTCGACCTGAACGAGGAGAACGGATGA
- a CDS encoding protealysin inhibitor emfourin, with translation MKNLPDLGDKAVVKLSRQGGVAAIHALTRPREIEFAQCDLDQRTRICSVLEGCLPLTSSTPGRGDQRYFQIEVRYRSNDHDDEMVLQVPEDQAPGELVHLWDKGEVL, from the coding sequence ATGAAAAACCTTCCAGACCTAGGCGACAAAGCAGTCGTGAAGCTGTCGCGCCAGGGCGGCGTCGCGGCGATCCACGCCTTGACCAGGCCCCGGGAAATCGAGTTCGCCCAATGCGACCTCGACCAACGCACGCGCATCTGCTCGGTGCTGGAGGGGTGCTTGCCACTCACCTCCTCCACGCCCGGCCGGGGCGACCAGCGTTATTTCCAGATCGAGGTGCGCTACCGGTCCAACGACCACGACGACGAGATGGTGCTGCAGGTGCCCGAGGACCAGGCACCTGGCGAATTGGTTCATTTGTGGGATAAAGGCGAAGTGCTTTAG
- a CDS encoding RcnB family protein, with protein sequence MRKPTLIASLVLVAGLGAFGPVAQAVEKTGDALEHSPSNGRRLVENDRVPADYQRADRAMKDWKQKKLEQPTKEQQWVHIDDKYLLIETVSGAIVKIVPATR encoded by the coding sequence ATGCGCAAACCAACCCTCATCGCCAGCCTTGTCCTGGTCGCCGGCCTCGGAGCCTTTGGGCCAGTCGCGCAAGCCGTCGAGAAAACCGGAGACGCCCTGGAGCATTCGCCGAGCAATGGCCGCCGGTTGGTGGAAAACGACCGCGTTCCGGCGGACTATCAGCGTGCCGACAGGGCAATGAAGGACTGGAAGCAGAAAAAACTCGAGCAGCCGACCAAAGAACAGCAATGGGTGCACATCGATGATAAATACCTGCTGATCGAAACCGTGTCCGGCGCTATCGTCAAGATCGTTCCGGCAACACGCTAA
- a CDS encoding DNA alkylation repair protein — protein sequence MSTTPSSPALKEIFNSARLEHIATETRAVYPAFDAKAFLDMANDGLAQLSVMQRMARVSECLHAVLPLDYEASLQVLRALAPRLNSMFVSMFLPHYVASYGRHAFESSMDALKYFTRFGSAEFAVRHFLRDDLARTLAVMHDWARDANEHVRRLASEGSRPRLPWSFHLEPIQANPELTAAILETLKADDSLYVRKSVANHLNDVTKQHPGWVLDRIESWPLQDRHTAWIARHALRSLIKQGNPRALAVIGAGGKAQVEVSDLQVLPAVIRLGEQVTLSFKVQSTLPENQRLVIDYAIDYVKASGGTSAKVFKLKTFDLPALACANLSRSQHIRELTTRRHYEGRHAVHVLINGERLGSTAFDIVP from the coding sequence ATGAGCACCACCCCCTCTTCCCCTGCCCTCAAGGAAATCTTCAACAGCGCCCGTCTCGAACATATCGCCACCGAAACGCGCGCGGTGTACCCAGCCTTCGATGCCAAGGCGTTCCTGGACATGGCCAACGATGGGCTCGCGCAGTTGTCGGTGATGCAGCGCATGGCGCGAGTCAGCGAATGCCTGCATGCGGTCCTGCCCCTCGATTACGAAGCTTCGCTGCAAGTCCTGCGTGCCCTGGCGCCCCGGCTGAACAGCATGTTCGTCAGCATGTTCCTGCCGCACTACGTGGCGTCTTACGGTCGACATGCCTTCGAATCCTCCATGGACGCGCTCAAGTACTTCACCCGGTTCGGTTCTGCGGAGTTTGCCGTGCGGCATTTCCTGCGCGATGACCTGGCGCGCACCCTCGCGGTCATGCATGACTGGGCACGGGACGCCAACGAGCATGTGCGCCGTCTCGCCAGCGAAGGCAGCCGCCCGCGTTTGCCATGGTCGTTCCACCTGGAACCGATCCAGGCCAACCCGGAACTCACCGCCGCGATCCTCGAAACGCTCAAGGCTGACGACAGCCTGTACGTGCGAAAATCCGTCGCCAACCACCTGAACGATGTGACCAAACAGCATCCCGGCTGGGTCCTCGACCGCATCGAAAGTTGGCCGCTCCAGGACCGCCACACCGCATGGATCGCCCGGCATGCCCTGCGCAGCCTGATCAAGCAAGGCAATCCTCGGGCGCTGGCGGTGATCGGAGCAGGTGGCAAGGCGCAGGTCGAGGTCTCGGACCTGCAAGTGCTGCCGGCAGTGATTCGCCTGGGCGAGCAAGTCACGCTGTCGTTCAAGGTGCAGTCGACGCTTCCCGAGAACCAGCGTTTGGTGATCGATTACGCCATCGACTACGTGAAGGCATCCGGCGGTACGTCGGCCAAGGTATTCAAGCTCAAGACTTTCGACCTGCCAGCCCTGGCGTGCGCCAATCTCAGCCGCTCCCAGCACATTCGCGAGCTGACCACGCGCCGGCACTATGAGGGCCGGCATGCGGTGCATGTGCTGATCAACGGCGAGCGGCTGGGCAGCACCGCGTTCGACATCGTCCCCTGA
- a CDS encoding putative bifunctional diguanylate cyclase/phosphodiesterase, whose protein sequence is MLIGSYSPALVSISLFVAILASYTALDLTGRIATAQGRAKHFWMAGGALAMGVGIWSMHFIGMLAFTLPVELGYDVAITALSLLIAILSSGFALWLVSQPQLRAWQLAFGALVMGTGISAMHYTGMAALRMQPGIDYDPTLFGASLLIAVVACAAALWIAFHLRQNTPHVRLARAGAAVVMGVAIVGMHYTGMAAAQFSEGSFCGSLDGLSGKGLDNLVLITTLAVLAIALLTSILDARLEARTAELARSLTQANRELTQLALHDPLTGLPNRVLLADRIGQAMHRVQEQGGCFALMFIDLDGFKPVNDAFGHHMGDLLLRDVALRLREDLRSQDTLARIGGDEFVLLVQLAEPDDALRLAARQVGLIGRTFRVADHDLQISASVGIALYPGNGQSADELLMNADAAMYHAKGAGKNGYSFFDASMNSNARKQLQLLQDLRIAVEQKQFSLHYQPKFDAAKGRPVGAEALLRWTHPTQGLLMPDTFIDLAEKTGLIIPIGEWVLNEACRQMREWYVLGYTDWRIAVNLSALQFCHAGLVQSVAKALETHHLPPNSLTLEITETTAMSDADASMTVLQQLSDMGVDLSIDDFGTGYSSLMYLKRLPANELKIDRGFVRDLEHDSDDAAIVSAIVALGQALGLRIVAEGVETDVQQDFLTQLGCDSLQGYLLGHPQPAEHFLNSIRQFPRMAIA, encoded by the coding sequence ATGCTAATCGGTAGCTATTCACCTGCTCTCGTTTCGATTTCTTTGTTTGTTGCCATCCTGGCGTCCTATACCGCCCTGGACCTGACTGGGCGTATCGCCACGGCCCAGGGCCGCGCCAAGCATTTCTGGATGGCCGGTGGCGCGCTGGCGATGGGCGTGGGCATCTGGTCGATGCATTTTATCGGCATGCTCGCCTTCACGTTGCCGGTGGAGCTTGGCTACGACGTGGCGATCACCGCACTGTCGCTGTTGATCGCCATTCTTTCCAGCGGCTTTGCCTTGTGGTTGGTCAGCCAGCCCCAACTGCGGGCCTGGCAGTTGGCGTTCGGCGCGCTGGTGATGGGCACCGGCATCAGTGCCATGCATTACACCGGCATGGCCGCGTTGCGGATGCAGCCGGGCATCGATTATGACCCGACGTTGTTCGGCGCCTCCTTGTTGATCGCCGTGGTGGCCTGCGCGGCAGCGTTGTGGATTGCCTTTCATCTTCGCCAGAACACGCCCCATGTACGCCTGGCCCGCGCCGGTGCCGCGGTGGTGATGGGTGTTGCCATCGTCGGCATGCACTACACCGGGATGGCGGCGGCGCAATTCAGCGAGGGCAGTTTTTGCGGCTCCCTCGATGGCTTGAGCGGCAAGGGCCTGGACAATCTGGTACTGATCACCACCCTGGCCGTGCTGGCGATTGCCTTGCTGACCTCAATCCTCGACGCACGCCTGGAAGCCCGTACTGCTGAGTTGGCCAGGTCCCTGACGCAGGCCAATCGCGAGCTGACCCAACTGGCCTTGCACGACCCGCTGACGGGATTGCCCAACCGCGTGTTGCTGGCGGACCGCATCGGCCAGGCCATGCACCGGGTGCAGGAGCAGGGCGGGTGCTTCGCCTTGATGTTCATTGACCTGGACGGCTTCAAACCGGTCAACGACGCCTTTGGCCACCACATGGGCGACCTGCTGCTGAGGGACGTCGCCTTGCGCCTGCGTGAAGACTTGCGCAGCCAGGACACTTTGGCGCGGATCGGCGGCGATGAGTTCGTGCTGCTGGTGCAACTGGCCGAGCCTGACGACGCCTTGCGCCTGGCAGCACGTCAGGTCGGGCTGATCGGTCGTACGTTCCGGGTCGCCGACCACGACTTGCAGATTTCCGCCAGCGTCGGCATCGCGCTCTACCCCGGTAACGGCCAGAGCGCCGACGAGTTGCTGATGAACGCCGACGCGGCGATGTATCACGCCAAGGGCGCCGGCAAGAACGGCTACAGCTTTTTCGACGCCTCGATGAACAGTAACGCCCGCAAGCAACTGCAATTGCTGCAGGATTTGCGCATCGCCGTCGAACAGAAGCAGTTCAGCCTGCACTACCAGCCCAAGTTCGACGCCGCGAAGGGGCGTCCGGTGGGCGCCGAGGCATTGCTGCGCTGGACCCACCCGACCCAGGGCCTGTTGATGCCCGACACCTTTATCGACCTGGCGGAGAAGACCGGGTTGATCATTCCGATCGGCGAATGGGTGCTCAACGAAGCCTGCCGGCAGATGCGCGAATGGTACGTGCTGGGCTACACCGACTGGCGCATCGCAGTGAATCTCTCGGCGTTGCAGTTCTGTCACGCAGGCTTGGTGCAGAGCGTCGCCAAGGCGCTGGAGACGCACCACCTGCCGCCCAACAGCCTGACCCTGGAAATCACCGAGACCACCGCCATGAGCGACGCGGACGCGAGCATGACGGTGTTGCAGCAGTTGTCGGACATGGGCGTGGACCTGTCCATCGATGATTTCGGCACTGGCTATTCGAGCCTGATGTACCTCAAGCGCTTGCCGGCCAACGAATTGAAGATCGATCGCGGTTTCGTCCGTGACCTGGAGCACGACAGCGACGACGCGGCCATCGTCTCGGCCATCGTCGCCCTCGGCCAGGCCCTGGGCCTGCGGATTGTCGCCGAAGGGGTGGAAACCGACGTGCAGCAGGACTTCCTGACCCAGTTGGGCTGCGATTCATTGCAAGGCTATCTGCTGGGGCATCCGCAGCCCGCCGAGCATTTCCTCAACAGCATCCGCCAGTTCCCGCGCATGGCAATCGCCTGA
- a CDS encoding DUF1345 domain-containing protein, translating to MPRLTRTHPRLSLATVIGLAAGLLIPTDSIISNILIGWNTGVWSYLLLMFWLTVRAKAPDVKRIAEMEDENAGLVLLMVCIAALASLATITFELAGSRELQTADKLLHYGVTALTVIGSWLLIGVIFSVHYARLFYTWNGKEPALRFAEGLTTPNYWDFLYFSFTIGVAVQTSDVGVATRQLRKIVLAQSLIGFVFNTAILGFSINIAAGLFG from the coding sequence ATGCCACGTCTTACCCGCACCCATCCGCGACTCTCCCTGGCCACCGTCATCGGCCTGGCAGCAGGCCTGTTGATCCCGACGGATTCGATCATCAGCAATATCCTTATCGGCTGGAACACCGGGGTCTGGAGCTATCTGCTGCTGATGTTCTGGCTGACGGTGCGGGCCAAGGCGCCAGATGTGAAGCGCATCGCCGAAATGGAAGACGAGAATGCCGGGTTGGTGCTGCTGATGGTCTGCATCGCGGCACTGGCGAGCCTGGCGACCATTACCTTTGAACTGGCCGGCAGCCGCGAGCTGCAAACCGCCGACAAGTTGCTGCATTACGGCGTGACCGCGTTGACCGTGATCGGCTCATGGTTGTTGATCGGGGTGATCTTCAGCGTTCATTACGCCCGCTTGTTTTACACCTGGAACGGCAAGGAGCCGGCCCTGCGTTTTGCCGAGGGACTGACGACACCCAACTATTGGGACTTCCTGTACTTCTCGTTCACCATCGGCGTGGCGGTGCAGACCTCGGACGTGGGGGTTGCCACGCGGCAGTTGCGCAAGATTGTGCTGGCGCAGTCGTTGATCGGGTTTGTGTTCAACACGGCGATATTGGGGTTTTCGATCAATATTGCGGCGGGGTTGTTTGGGTGA
- a CDS encoding ATP-binding protein — MWKLLIRLYLVTIVSYSAAIYLMPELVIRLFHERFQAYNLDYSRGLQTLIVKQFRAVPSEQWPALAAQMDKEFEPLRIELATTEDTGFTDTEQARLKRGENVVRIGDWGWRTLAAAPLDERTAVKMIVPPDPADVSWLYWSINVLIGATMLACLLLWLRPHWRDLERLKFTAERFGKGHLSERTKIAPSSNIGSLAHVFDTMAGDIENLLNQQRDLLNAVSHELRTPLTRLDFGLALALSEDMPAASRERLQGLVAHIRELDELVLELLSYSRLQNPECLPERVEVPLDEFIDSILGSLDEDLAAPEVVIDVLLHGALERFVLDPRLTARALQNLLRNAMRYCEKRIQVGVLVSEQGCEIWVDDDGIGIPDSERERVFEPFYRLDRSRDRATGGFGLGLAISRRALQAQGGTLTVENSPLGGARFRLWLPTPEA, encoded by the coding sequence ATGTGGAAGCTGCTGATTCGTCTCTATCTCGTCACCATCGTTTCCTACAGCGCGGCGATCTACCTGATGCCGGAATTGGTGATCCGCCTGTTTCATGAGCGTTTCCAGGCGTACAACCTCGATTATTCCCGTGGGCTGCAAACCTTGATCGTCAAGCAGTTCCGCGCCGTGCCCAGCGAGCAATGGCCGGCGCTGGCGGCGCAGATGGACAAGGAGTTCGAGCCGTTGCGCATCGAGCTGGCGACCACCGAGGACACGGGTTTCACCGACACCGAGCAGGCGCGCCTCAAGCGTGGCGAGAACGTGGTGCGCATCGGCGACTGGGGTTGGCGCACCCTCGCGGCGGCGCCGTTGGACGAGCGCACGGCGGTAAAGATGATCGTCCCGCCCGACCCGGCGGACGTGAGTTGGCTCTACTGGAGCATCAATGTGCTGATCGGCGCCACGATGCTGGCCTGCCTGCTGCTCTGGCTACGCCCGCACTGGCGTGATCTGGAGCGCCTCAAGTTCACCGCCGAGCGTTTCGGCAAGGGACATTTAAGTGAGCGTACGAAGATCGCGCCGAGTTCCAACATCGGCAGCCTGGCCCATGTGTTCGACACCATGGCCGGCGACATCGAGAACCTGCTCAACCAGCAGCGGGACCTGCTCAATGCCGTATCCCATGAACTGCGCACGCCGCTGACCCGGCTCGATTTCGGCTTGGCCCTGGCGTTGTCGGAGGACATGCCAGCGGCCAGCCGCGAGCGCCTGCAAGGGTTGGTGGCGCACATTCGTGAGCTGGACGAGTTGGTACTGGAGTTGTTGTCCTACAGTCGTCTGCAAAACCCGGAGTGTTTGCCGGAGCGGGTCGAAGTGCCGCTGGACGAGTTCATCGACAGCATCCTCGGCAGCCTCGATGAAGACCTGGCCGCGCCGGAGGTGGTGATCGACGTGCTGCTGCACGGGGCGCTGGAGCGTTTTGTGCTGGACCCGCGCCTCACCGCCCGCGCCTTGCAGAACCTGCTGCGCAATGCCATGCGCTACTGTGAAAAGCGCATACAGGTCGGTGTGCTGGTCAGCGAACAGGGGTGTGAAATCTGGGTCGACGATGACGGCATCGGCATTCCGGACAGCGAGCGCGAGCGCGTGTTCGAGCCGTTCTATCGCCTGGACCGCAGCCGCGACCGCGCCACCGGCGGCTTCGGCCTCGGCCTGGCGATCAGCCGCCGCGCCCTGCAAGCCCAGGGCGGCACGCTGACGGTCGAGAATTCGCCGCTAGGAGGGGCACGCTTCAGGCTGTGGCTGCCGACACCTGAAGCCTGA
- a CDS encoding response regulator transcription factor: MPNILLVEDDAALCELIASYLERNGYHVSVLNRGDHVRERARANPPDLVILDLMLPGLDGLQVCRLLRADSATLPILMLTARDDSHDQVLGLEMGADDYVTKPCEPRVLLARVRTLLRRSSLTEPQTVNDRIVMGNLCIDLSERTVTWRGQPVELSSGEYNLLVVLARHSGEVLSRDQILQRLRGIEFNGTDRSVDVAISKLRRKFDDNAGEARKIKTVWGKGYLFSRSEWEC; encoded by the coding sequence ATGCCCAACATCCTCCTCGTCGAAGACGACGCCGCCCTCTGCGAACTGATCGCCAGCTATCTGGAGCGCAACGGCTATCACGTCAGCGTGCTTAACCGGGGCGATCACGTACGTGAGCGGGCGCGGGCCAATCCGCCGGACCTGGTGATTCTCGACCTGATGCTGCCGGGGCTGGACGGCTTGCAGGTCTGCCGCCTGCTACGGGCCGATTCGGCGACGTTGCCAATCCTGATGCTCACCGCCCGGGACGACAGCCACGACCAGGTGCTGGGCCTGGAGATGGGCGCCGACGACTATGTCACCAAACCCTGCGAGCCGCGGGTGCTTCTCGCTCGGGTGCGCACGTTGCTGCGGCGCAGCAGCCTGACCGAACCGCAGACCGTTAACGACCGCATCGTCATGGGCAACCTGTGCATCGACCTGTCCGAGCGCACGGTGACCTGGCGCGGCCAACCGGTGGAGCTGTCCAGTGGCGAGTACAACCTGCTGGTGGTGTTGGCCCGGCATTCAGGCGAAGTGCTGAGCCGCGATCAGATCCTGCAACGCCTGCGCGGCATCGAGTTCAATGGCACCGATCGCTCGGTGGACGTGGCCATTTCCAAGCTACGGCGCAAGTTCGACGACAACGCCGGCGAGGCGCGCAAGATCAAGACCGTTTGGGGAAAGGGCTACCTGTTCAGCCGCTCCGAGTGGGAATGCTGA
- a CDS encoding autotransporter outer membrane beta-barrel domain-containing protein, protein MGLLLGRNVNTPTASSATVTGGSTISGVIGGADAVGFSVLTVNDSTLRGTGATSYGVRLEGATLSATGSTITGGQDGLQVGVDITGVNSSTVTLNSTLVTGGTGSAIVVGSFGAPGAVANINVLNGSQLNGGNGTLLQAANSSTVNVNVDASALRGNIIADTGSTVSWLMQNGSSLEGNLQNVTNTNLNSNSTLNGNVLAVAGTGAVVNLNNGSVINGNVENVFDLKLDNNSQMTGDVLSDANGSVLLNNGSVLTGQITNSSNLNINNAAQWVMTGDSTVQRLGLSSGVVRMGTNEQFQQLNIGELSGNGTFVMGTDLGNGTTDFLNVTGTASGQHQLLVSATGTTPTSAEAVKIGNIAAGDASFSLGGRETVDAGTFVYRLKKDGEGLYLNPDRDTVSPSTNTALALAGSARSVLNAEMNMLNDQIGDRGLSARPDASMRSATDNDSKLSNSVWIRTYGNQYSVDNAYGDGYSQNQNGITGGADTLVDIGDRAWVLGGFVGTSHTNMDLRYGSSATVDSVNFGVYGSTFDVQSGVFVNAMAKINQFNNKARVTMSDGTRSKGDYKALGASGSVAVGKHIRLQDDYFIEPQVRVSMGVTQSDSYRLDNGLEVKADTMRSVQGNVGVRGGRVISLDNGSLLEPSLSAGVNHEFVKTNEVRINDDSFDDDRASTAFEYGAGLKWTPAQRNWQVSGQVGGSKGTTVSQDWSGSLRVSYFF, encoded by the coding sequence ATGGGCCTGTTGTTGGGGCGCAACGTCAATACTCCGACCGCCTCCAGTGCCACGGTTACTGGCGGAAGCACCATTAGCGGTGTTATCGGCGGTGCAGATGCCGTGGGCTTCAGCGTCCTGACAGTCAACGACTCGACCTTGCGTGGCACCGGCGCCACCAGTTATGGCGTTCGGCTGGAAGGGGCCACGCTTTCGGCGACCGGAAGTACCATTACCGGTGGGCAGGACGGCCTACAAGTCGGCGTGGACATTACGGGCGTCAATTCCAGTACGGTGACATTGAACAGTACACTCGTAACGGGGGGCACGGGCTCGGCAATCGTCGTCGGCTCCTTCGGTGCGCCAGGTGCTGTTGCGAATATCAACGTGCTCAATGGCTCGCAGTTGAACGGTGGTAACGGGACGCTGTTGCAGGCCGCCAATAGCTCCACCGTCAATGTCAATGTCGATGCAAGCGCGTTACGCGGCAACATCATTGCCGACACCGGCAGCACCGTGTCGTGGCTGATGCAGAATGGCTCTTCCCTTGAAGGCAATCTGCAAAATGTTACCAACACCAACCTCAACAGCAACAGTACGCTGAACGGCAACGTACTGGCCGTTGCGGGTACGGGAGCGGTCGTTAATTTGAATAACGGCTCGGTGATCAACGGTAACGTGGAAAACGTATTCGACCTGAAGCTGGACAACAACAGCCAGATGACCGGCGACGTCCTCTCGGATGCCAACGGTAGCGTATTGCTCAATAACGGATCTGTGCTGACCGGCCAGATCACCAACTCCAGTAACTTGAATATCAACAATGCGGCGCAATGGGTGATGACGGGTGACAGTACCGTGCAGCGCCTCGGTCTGAGCAGTGGTGTGGTCCGCATGGGCACCAATGAGCAATTCCAACAATTGAATATCGGCGAGCTGTCCGGTAACGGCACCTTTGTCATGGGCACCGACCTGGGGAACGGCACCACGGACTTCCTCAATGTGACCGGTACCGCCAGTGGCCAACATCAATTACTTGTCTCCGCAACGGGAACTACCCCAACCAGTGCCGAAGCCGTCAAGATCGGTAACATCGCTGCTGGCGACGCGAGTTTCTCGCTGGGTGGTCGTGAGACAGTCGATGCCGGCACGTTCGTCTATCGGTTGAAGAAGGACGGGGAAGGTTTGTACCTCAATCCCGACCGAGACACCGTCAGCCCGTCCACCAATACTGCCTTGGCCTTGGCCGGCAGTGCTCGCAGCGTGTTGAACGCCGAGATGAACATGCTCAATGACCAGATCGGTGACCGAGGGCTCAGCGCACGGCCCGATGCGTCGATGCGTTCGGCCACCGATAACGACAGCAAATTGAGTAACAGTGTCTGGATACGCACCTACGGCAATCAGTACAGCGTCGATAATGCCTATGGTGATGGCTATTCGCAGAACCAGAACGGAATCACCGGCGGCGCCGATACCCTGGTGGATATCGGTGATCGCGCATGGGTCCTGGGTGGGTTCGTGGGTACCAGCCACACCAACATGGACCTGCGTTATGGGTCCAGCGCAACGGTCGACAGCGTGAACTTCGGGGTTTACGGCAGCACCTTCGACGTCCAGAGCGGTGTATTTGTCAATGCCATGGCAAAGATCAACCAGTTCAACAACAAGGCCAGGGTGACCATGAGCGACGGGACGCGCTCCAAGGGTGATTACAAGGCGCTGGGTGCCAGCGGTTCGGTGGCTGTGGGCAAGCACATTCGCTTGCAAGATGATTACTTCATCGAGCCACAGGTGCGGGTCTCGATGGGCGTGACCCAGAGCGACAGCTATCGACTCGACAACGGCCTTGAGGTCAAGGCCGACACCATGCGCTCCGTGCAGGGAAATGTCGGCGTAAGGGGCGGGCGCGTAATCAGTCTCGACAACGGCAGCCTGTTGGAGCCTAGCCTGTCGGCCGGCGTCAACCATGAGTTCGTGAAGACCAACGAAGTCCGGATCAACGATGACAGCTTCGATGACGACCGTGCCAGTACCGCGTTTGAATACGGCGCGGGCTTGAAGTGGACGCCAGCTCAGCGTAACTGGCAGGTGTCGGGTCAGGTCGGCGGCAGCAAGGGGACAACGGTCAGCCAGGATTGGAGCGGGAGCCTGCGGGTGAGCTATTTCTTCTAA